A section of the Leptidea sinapis chromosome 26, ilLepSina1.1, whole genome shotgun sequence genome encodes:
- the LOC126972440 gene encoding cell division cycle protein 27 homolog: MIVQEPLQVIVWDCLNNYEFDNAIFLAERLHAEVNSEETAFLLGTSYYRAGRVNETHHLLKNLSLTLPQSRFLLAKCSVDLKIYNDAETALGTNLDIVASEFGEQAPYALQLLAKVFSVTERRSKAAEAYRKALSLNPFMWKSFTQLCNMGEKVDPNQVFQINPEFSFGVSTLVNLVSNSENISVINTNIPNNNILHSTVTPNNVGTRTPMTMTSSITPDTQMSVKRMHSVFSGMAPIPFSPSFGMLPVEESPVLYTPTLTDSNEQKAIPKIVNSFKAHVGQLKDAVFSPSPRCTLGPAPRRSSRLFSNNNSGYSVKENNKSPSRKFAAPKSPSRKNKQRTAKNVKPCTETSDRNKSLENVTSNMPKNANIVALLMLFKELGEAYWSLAFLDCKNAIKQFNDVPAKHLATPWVQTMIARAHYELAQYEPAMQIFAGIRKHYPSRTEGMDIYSTCLWHLQREAQLSALAHDLVELDRNNAISWLAAGNCFSLHKERETALKFFKRAVQINPDAAYAHALLGHEYAVAEETDKALTSFRTAVSIDPRNYVAWFGIATVCARQERWKASEVHIRRALTINPYSAVLRCQLGLAQAALGKMDRALATLETAVDLDTENPLCRFHRASILLRAGKPQLALADLRHLKNIAPRESLVYYLLGKVHDKLGNTHLAVMHFSWATDLDPKGTGGHLKEGFDPSKQDDSTDRP, from the exons ATGATTGTTCAAGAACCGTTGCAG GTTATAGTCTGGGATTGCCTCAATAATTACGAATTCGACAATGCTATATTTTTGGCTGAGAGGTTACACGCTGAAG TTAATTCAGAAGAGACTGCTTTCTTATTAGGCACCTCATATTATAGAGCTGGACGTGTAAATGAAACGCACCATTTGCTAAAGAATTTGTCACTTACTTTACCACAGTCAAGATTTTTACTAGCAAAATGCTCTGTTGATCTCAAAAT TTACAATGATGCTGAGACTGCATTGGGAACAAACTTGGATATTGTTGCTTCAGAATTTGGAGAACAGGCACCATATGCACTGCAACTATTGGCTAAGGTTTTTAGTGTTACTGAGAGAAGAAGTAAAGCAGCAGAAGCTTATCGGAAAGCATTATCCTTGAATCCATTCATGTGGAAATCATTTACACAACTATGCAATATGGGTGAAAAAGTGGATCCTAACCAAGTGTTTCAAATAAACCCAGAGTTCTCATTTGGTGTTTCCACATTAGTGAATCTAGTCAGTAATTCAGAAAATATATCAGTAATAAATACCAACattcctaataataatatacttcatTCTACTGTCACACCAAACAATGTTGGAACCAGAACTCCAATGACAATGACTTCTAGCATTACCCCAGATACTCAGATGTCAGTAAAGAGGATGCATAGTGTTTTCAGTGGTATGGCACCAATCCCATTCTCACCATCATTTGGAATGTTACCAGTGGAAGAATCTCCTGTATTATACACACCAACACTGACAGACTCCAATGAGCAGAAAGCAATTCCAAAAATTGTGAACTCTTTTAAAGCTCATGTTGGACAGCTTAAAGATGCAGTATTTAGCCCTTCACCAAGGTGTACACTTGGACCTGCTCCTAGAAGATCATCTAGgctttttagtaataataatagtggaTATTCTGTTaaggaaaataataaatcaCCAAGTCGAAAGTTTGCTGCACCCAAAAGTCCGtcaagaaaaaataaacaaagaacGGCAAAGAATGTCAAACCGTGTACAGAGACTAGTGACAGAAATAAAAGCTTAGAAAATGTGACTTCAAATATGCCAAAGAATGCTAATATAGTGGCATTACTAATGCTATTCAAAGAATTAGGTGAAGCTTATTGGTCATTAGCATTTCTAGATTGCAAAAATGCCATCAAACAATTTAATGATGTACCTGCAAAACACTTAGCAACACCCTGGGTGCAAACTATGATAGCCCGGGCACACTATGAGTTGGCTCAATATGAACCAGCCATGCAAATATTTGCTGGTATTCGTAAACACTATCCTAGTCGTACAGAAGGAATGGATATTTACAGTACTTGCTTATGGCATTTGCAGAGGGAAGCACAATTATCAGCATTGGCGCATGATCTGGTAGAGTTAGACAGAAATAACGCTATTTCATGGCTGGCTGCTGGAAATTGTTTCTCTCTACATAAAGAAAGAGAAACTGCATTAAAGTTCTTTAAGCGCGCTGTACAGATTAATCCTGATGCTGCTTATGCTCATGCATTGTTAGGACATGAGTATGCAGTAGCGGAAGAAACTGACAAGGCTCTGACAAGTTTTAGAACTGCTGTTAGTATTGATCCTCGGAATTATGTGGCTTGGTTTGGAATTGCAACAGTATGTGCACGACAAGAACGCTGGAAAGCATCAGAAGTCCACATAAGAAGAGCATTAACTATTAATCCTTATTCCGCTGTATTAAGATGTCAATTAGGATTAGCACAAGCTGCATTAGGTAAAATGGATCGTGCCCTTGCAACATTAGAAACAGCTGTTGACTTAGATACTGAAAATCCTCTATGCAGATTCCACAGGGCATCAATACTTTTACGTGCTGGTAAACCTCAACTTGCATTAGCTGACCTTAGACACTTGAAAAACATAGCCCCTAGAGAATCATTAGTGTACTACTTGCTTGGAAAGGTTCATGACAAGCTAGGAAATACACATTTAGCTGTAATGCACTTTAGTTGGGCTACAGATCTAGATCCAAAAGGTACTGGTGGACATTTGAAAGAAGGTTTTGACCCATCAAAGCAGGATGACAGTACAGACAGGCCTTAA